In a genomic window of Duncaniella freteri:
- a CDS encoding ATP-binding protein, with the protein MKKEIIIKSLSLVNFKGIRELSVSFDERVTDIFGRNGSGKTTLFDAFTWLLFGKDSQDRKKFDLKTLDTNGAIIPQLPHEVSAIITVNGEEIKLCRRFTEKWVKRAGQTERVFTGNEEERFYNDVPCSAREYDAKIAGICNEDVFKFITNPAYFPSQSAEAQKEMLLKMAGSISDTEIAAGNADFEALLAMITGKTMNEFKKEIASKKSRLNAEIVGIPGRIDEKKRDLSEPEDWAAIESEIKTKIAERDKIESQMADASEAQRAADNERMKIQEQTTALRRKRAQRVADIEDEATADYRKKKRERDNVQFQIDSLTNRIRSTESAINARKEEIERHNNARKVLIQEWQSLQAESIAVNAEQVQFNESDFCCPTCHRQFDVEDIEAKEAEIIENFEKQRKKKLAAIAERIAANEQKGGAVKMQKQRSIVALEASEASIKADKASIEQLKSSDVYRVELTMPDVKPLISADAQLAEIDKKISELEAKSSIPAAPANSIELKEQRNALSTAIDSLKSRLKKRDDNAKAQARIDELETQLSKQSDEIAELERIEFTMLEFSKARSAAIEQRIDGLFSLVRFRWIAPAINGAEKETCEATLNGKPYSTCSNAERIIIGLDIINAICKSQGVYAPIFVDNAESVNDIIPMQSQVISLIVSRDEQLVIEKSPAQKSLFNNH; encoded by the coding sequence ATGAAGAAAGAAATCATCATCAAATCTCTTTCGCTCGTGAACTTCAAGGGCATAAGAGAACTCTCGGTCAGCTTTGACGAGAGAGTGACGGACATCTTCGGTCGAAACGGAAGCGGCAAGACTACGTTGTTTGACGCATTCACTTGGCTACTCTTTGGCAAAGACAGCCAGGACCGCAAGAAATTCGACCTAAAGACGCTCGACACTAACGGAGCTATCATTCCACAGCTTCCGCATGAGGTATCGGCTATCATCACCGTAAACGGCGAGGAAATCAAATTGTGCCGCCGATTCACAGAGAAATGGGTTAAACGTGCCGGTCAGACCGAGCGAGTGTTTACCGGCAATGAAGAAGAACGCTTTTACAACGATGTGCCTTGCAGCGCACGTGAGTATGACGCGAAAATCGCCGGCATCTGCAACGAGGATGTATTCAAGTTCATCACGAATCCGGCATACTTCCCTTCACAGTCAGCCGAAGCGCAAAAGGAGATGTTGCTCAAAATGGCAGGGTCAATCTCCGACACCGAGATAGCCGCCGGAAATGCCGATTTTGAAGCTCTCCTCGCGATGATTACCGGCAAGACCATGAACGAGTTTAAGAAAGAGATTGCATCGAAGAAATCACGTTTGAATGCTGAAATAGTCGGCATCCCCGGGCGCATTGATGAAAAGAAACGCGACCTTTCAGAGCCGGAAGATTGGGCAGCGATAGAGTCCGAAATCAAAACTAAGATAGCCGAGCGCGATAAGATAGAATCGCAGATGGCAGACGCTTCAGAAGCTCAACGAGCCGCAGACAACGAGCGCATGAAAATCCAAGAGCAAACCACGGCTCTACGCCGCAAACGCGCTCAAAGAGTGGCAGACATCGAAGACGAAGCTACTGCGGACTATCGCAAAAAGAAGCGTGAGCGCGACAATGTGCAGTTTCAGATTGACAGCCTAACGAATCGCATACGCTCGACCGAAAGCGCAATAAATGCGCGAAAAGAGGAAATCGAGCGACACAATAACGCACGAAAAGTCCTTATCCAAGAATGGCAGTCGCTCCAAGCTGAAAGCATAGCAGTCAATGCCGAGCAAGTTCAGTTCAACGAAAGTGACTTTTGCTGCCCCACCTGCCACCGTCAATTTGATGTTGAAGACATCGAAGCGAAAGAAGCTGAAATCATAGAGAACTTCGAGAAGCAGCGCAAAAAGAAACTCGCAGCTATCGCAGAGCGAATCGCCGCCAATGAGCAAAAAGGAGGGGCAGTAAAGATGCAGAAGCAACGTAGCATTGTCGCGTTGGAGGCTTCCGAAGCGTCTATCAAAGCCGACAAAGCATCAATCGAGCAACTGAAGTCAAGCGATGTTTACCGCGTAGAACTCACGATGCCGGACGTTAAGCCTCTTATATCCGCCGATGCGCAGCTTGCAGAGATAGACAAAAAGATATCGGAGCTTGAAGCGAAGTCCTCAATACCGGCTGCACCGGCTAACAGCATCGAGCTTAAAGAGCAACGCAACGCACTCTCGACAGCGATAGACAGCCTTAAATCGCGGCTCAAAAAGCGTGACGATAACGCCAAAGCCCAAGCGCGTATTGATGAGCTTGAAACGCAGCTCTCAAAGCAAAGCGATGAAATTGCCGAGCTTGAAAGAATCGAGTTTACGATGCTCGAATTTTCAAAGGCTCGTAGCGCAGCCATTGAGCAACGAATCGACGGACTTTTCTCTCTCGTGCGCTTCCGTTGGATAGCTCCCGCAATCAACGGCGCGGAAAAAGAAACGTGCGAAGCCACACTCAACGGCAAGCCGTACAGCACTTGCAGCAATGCAGAGCGTATCATCATCGGACTTGACATAATCAACGCAATCTGCAAGTCGCAGGGCGTATATGCTCCGATATTCGTTGACAACGCCGAATCAGTCAACGACATCATACCGATGCAGTCACAAGTCATTAGCCTCATTGTGTCACGCGATGAGCAGCTTGTAATCGAGAAATCCCCGGCTCAAAAGAGCCTATTCAATAATCATTAA
- a CDS encoding helix-turn-helix domain-containing protein encodes MSIEQRLERLERIMLIQFKNVLNVDEVAMILSVSADRVRHLVSARKIPHYKQGNRTFFKKSEIEDWQLSDRIPTNDEINCKAATHIAINKF; translated from the coding sequence ATGAGCATAGAACAACGACTTGAACGACTTGAACGCATCATGCTTATTCAGTTCAAAAACGTGCTGAATGTCGATGAGGTTGCAATGATTCTTTCAGTATCAGCCGACCGGGTGCGTCATCTCGTAAGTGCGCGAAAAATTCCTCATTACAAGCAGGGCAACCGCACATTCTTCAAGAAGTCAGAAATCGAGGATTGGCAGTTGTCAGACCGCATCCCGACTAATGATGAAATCAACTGCAAAGCAGCCACCCACATAGCAATCAACAAATTCTAA
- a CDS encoding site-specific integrase, with translation MTDTNKSPIRLRKRKLLNGNISLYLDIYHKDGKRDYEFLKLYLIPEKTRADKEKNKQTMQLAQSILGKRLVEMQNGDYGFKSQFAEDTLFFDYYRAITEKRLGKESRGNWGNWLSCLKHLEKYERNKRITFAEITPRWVEGFRTFLDKKAEAFGNDKRERAERRPLSQNSKQSYFNKLRACLNQAYEDRIIQHNPMRGIDGFSGEEGTRMYLTLEEIRKLVDTQCDYPEIKRAFLFSCLTGLRRSDIVKLTWSEVQKQGDFTRIIFRQKKTGGQEYLDITPQAADLLGEHGKPGEYVFGDIHSPSCTNYAIKMWVLRAGINKDITFHCGRHTFAVLMLDIGTDIYTVSKLLGHRELSTTQIYAKVLDKNKQAAVSRIPDIFNKDKAD, from the coding sequence ATGACTGATACAAACAAATCTCCCATTAGGCTGCGGAAGCGCAAATTGCTCAACGGCAACATAAGCCTCTACCTCGACATTTACCATAAGGACGGTAAGCGTGACTATGAGTTTTTGAAACTCTATCTCATCCCGGAGAAGACACGCGCAGACAAAGAGAAGAATAAACAGACTATGCAGCTTGCACAGTCGATTCTCGGCAAACGGCTTGTCGAGATGCAGAATGGCGACTACGGATTCAAATCACAGTTTGCCGAAGATACTCTATTCTTCGACTACTACCGCGCAATAACAGAAAAACGACTCGGAAAAGAGAGTCGTGGAAATTGGGGCAACTGGCTCTCGTGCCTGAAGCATCTCGAAAAGTACGAGCGTAACAAGCGCATCACATTTGCAGAGATTACGCCACGTTGGGTTGAGGGATTCAGAACATTCCTTGACAAGAAAGCTGAAGCGTTCGGAAATGACAAACGAGAGAGAGCGGAACGCCGTCCATTGTCGCAGAACTCGAAGCAGAGCTATTTCAACAAGCTCCGGGCGTGTCTTAACCAAGCCTACGAGGACAGAATAATACAACACAATCCAATGCGCGGCATTGACGGCTTCAGCGGCGAGGAAGGGACACGAATGTATCTGACGCTTGAAGAAATCCGAAAGCTCGTTGATACGCAATGCGACTACCCGGAAATCAAACGCGCCTTTCTCTTTTCGTGTCTTACCGGTTTACGCCGTAGTGACATTGTAAAGCTCACATGGAGCGAAGTGCAGAAGCAAGGCGACTTTACACGCATCATTTTCCGGCAAAAGAAAACCGGCGGTCAAGAATATCTCGACATCACGCCTCAAGCTGCCGACCTACTCGGAGAGCATGGAAAACCGGGCGAATACGTCTTTGGCGACATTCATTCGCCGAGTTGCACCAACTACGCGATAAAGATGTGGGTACTACGAGCCGGCATCAACAAAGACATCACGTTTCATTGCGGCCGCCACACATTCGCAGTCCTCATGCTTGACATCGGCACCGACATCTACACAGTCAGCAAGCTACTCGGACACCGGGAGCTATCGACTACGCAGATATATGCGAAAGTCCTTGACAAGAACAAACAAGCCGCCGTATCGAGAATCCCGGATATATTCAACAAAGACAAAGCGGATTGA
- the mnmE gene encoding tRNA uridine-5-carboxymethylaminomethyl(34) synthesis GTPase MnmE has protein sequence MMDLYLAEDTICAISTPGGTGGIAVIRVSGPEAVSIVDSLWKGAPLSSAKSHTAHLGEIIDKERSDEPLDQCVATVFRRPNSYTGEDIVEISVHGSRWIQRETIALLIRSGCRMAQPGEYTRRAVMNGRMDLSQAEGVADVIASSSRAAHRIAMSQMKGSISKKLSTLREQLIQLSALLELELDFSEEDVEFADRNRLLQIATDIHNELQRLHNSFQGGNAIKEGIPVAIIGATNAGKSSLLNTLLDDERAIVSDIHGTTRDTIEETLEIGDYLFRFIDTAGLRDTSDPIEQIGISRSRKAISRSVIALLIIDATTVPDDSLDMTALRNHLPEELLSDTGISPSIIVVLNKVDLLDSSSKTKQAINTDKISIENVIPISAKHGTGISDLKHELTKIAKNKDTTDQNDIIITNLRQAEALGQAIESIRPLINGLNNGLESFLIAEHLRETISHLSTITGTIPSTEILNTIFSQFCIGK, from the coding sequence ATGATGGACCTCTACCTTGCTGAAGATACCATCTGTGCGATATCCACGCCTGGAGGCACGGGAGGTATAGCCGTGATTCGCGTGAGCGGACCGGAAGCGGTCAGTATAGTTGACTCTTTGTGGAAGGGAGCACCGCTCTCCTCCGCAAAGAGCCATACAGCACATCTTGGAGAAATAATCGACAAAGAAAGATCCGACGAACCTCTTGACCAATGTGTGGCCACCGTATTTCGCAGGCCCAATTCATATACAGGAGAGGACATCGTTGAAATTTCTGTACACGGCTCACGATGGATACAGCGTGAGACAATCGCACTTCTCATACGTTCAGGATGCAGAATGGCACAACCAGGAGAATACACCCGACGTGCTGTGATGAATGGACGCATGGACCTGTCGCAAGCCGAAGGTGTGGCTGATGTCATAGCCTCGTCGTCACGTGCCGCTCATCGTATAGCCATGAGCCAGATGAAAGGAAGCATCTCGAAAAAACTCTCCACACTACGTGAGCAATTGATACAGCTATCTGCTCTTCTCGAACTTGAACTTGACTTTTCGGAGGAGGACGTAGAGTTTGCCGACCGTAACCGATTGCTCCAGATAGCTACCGATATCCATAATGAACTCCAACGCCTACACAACTCATTCCAAGGAGGCAATGCCATAAAGGAAGGAATCCCTGTAGCAATAATCGGAGCGACAAATGCCGGAAAATCATCACTACTCAACACTCTCCTTGATGATGAACGAGCAATAGTAAGCGACATACATGGCACTACACGCGACACAATCGAAGAGACTCTTGAAATCGGTGATTACCTTTTCCGTTTCATCGATACCGCAGGACTACGCGACACATCCGACCCTATTGAACAGATAGGCATCAGCCGTTCACGTAAAGCCATCAGCAGATCTGTCATAGCGCTCCTTATCATCGATGCAACGACCGTTCCGGATGACAGCCTTGATATGACCGCTCTTAGAAACCACCTTCCGGAGGAATTATTGTCCGACACAGGAATATCACCAAGCATAATAGTTGTACTAAATAAGGTCGACCTGCTTGACTCATCATCCAAAACGAAACAAGCAATCAATACAGACAAGATATCCATTGAAAATGTGATACCCATATCCGCAAAACATGGCACAGGGATATCCGACCTGAAACATGAGCTGACAAAGATTGCAAAAAATAAAGACACCACCGATCAAAACGACATCATAATCACCAATCTGCGCCAGGCTGAAGCTCTTGGTCAAGCCATTGAATCAATCCGACCTCTAATAAATGGGCTCAACAACGGACTTGAAAGCTTCCTCATAGCCGAACATCTACGCGAAACCATTTCCCACCTCTCCACAATAACAGGCACAATCCCCTCCACCGAAATCCTCAACACCATCTTCTCCCAATTCTGCATCGGAAAGTAG
- a CDS encoding DNA/RNA non-specific endonuclease, with protein sequence MQQVPGEYGNLMKVVTNPDVPSQLKSYTGMDVSFNADCHIPNWVSWELTEEKTNGTVPRGDEFFVDPEIKGCAYDYDYRGSGYDRGHMAPAGDMKWSQKAMDECFSFANMCPQLHSLNNGSWKSLEEKCRTWAQIDGKIYIVCGPIMDETPLEYIGDSKVWVPRRFFKVIIAPYSTPARGIGFIMPNGTVVGGMQNCAVSIDEVEKLTGHDFFSTLPDDVEEQIESQCNFHQWSTLKK encoded by the coding sequence ATGCAGCAAGTACCTGGAGAGTATGGCAACCTTATGAAAGTCGTCACCAATCCGGACGTACCCTCTCAGCTAAAGAGCTACACAGGAATGGATGTTTCGTTCAATGCCGACTGTCATATCCCCAACTGGGTGTCATGGGAACTTACTGAGGAAAAGACCAATGGGACGGTGCCACGCGGAGATGAATTTTTTGTAGATCCCGAAATCAAAGGTTGCGCTTACGACTATGACTACCGTGGATCGGGATATGACCGTGGTCACATGGCTCCGGCAGGTGACATGAAATGGAGCCAGAAAGCAATGGACGAATGCTTTTCATTCGCCAACATGTGCCCGCAGTTACATTCTCTCAACAACGGTTCCTGGAAATCACTTGAGGAGAAATGCCGTACATGGGCTCAAATAGATGGAAAAATCTATATTGTATGCGGTCCTATTATGGATGAGACCCCATTGGAATATATAGGAGACTCCAAAGTATGGGTGCCGCGCAGGTTCTTCAAAGTAATCATAGCCCCCTACTCTACTCCGGCACGCGGCATAGGTTTCATAATGCCGAACGGCACTGTGGTCGGAGGAATGCAGAACTGTGCTGTATCCATTGACGAGGTAGAGAAACTTACCGGTCATGATTTCTTCTCAACGCTCCCCGACGATGTTGAGGAACAGATTGAGAGCCAATGTAATTTTCACCAATGGAGCACTCTTAAAAAGTAA
- a CDS encoding transglutaminase domain-containing protein: protein MRHICRIFSSAMLLFATTASMFAVDRIETPLSRNDFEKRYKSSMPSQLKALLESDTVTALEKEGLRFMYAYMTLPDIMDRTPQYYLQNIRGAIRASEEMPWGKDVPDREFRHFVLSPRVNNENLDDSRDYLYAELKDRIKGMSMEDAILEVNHWCHEKATYRPSDGRTNSPSATIRSALGRCGEESTFGVAALRSVGIPARQIYTPRWAHTDDNHAWVEAWANGKWYFLGACEPEPVLNLAWFNAPASRGMMMNTRVIGRYDGPEEVLLTNAAYTDINVTSNYAPTSTINVTVKDKNGSPVPGAKVRFCIYNYAEFFPVCTKEADANGKASIVAGKGDMIIWAYDGDRFGISKASASAPATVTLEYSPESVAEFDFDIVPPPVRASMPPVTKEQTAMNDMRKAQEDSIRIAYMNTFYTPEQSEVLAKKLGLDSEKVKDIMTDARGNWRVIESFLNEVPETDRNKAIDLLSVIAVKDLNDINAETLRDHVATPDVNSWHFKQSILNPRVWLEQLTPYKHVFRNAFSETERNSFRANPDKWSKWVSDNITIDTSWNPLGFSMHPEGVLKGRKADTHSAAIFFVSGARSFGIPARLDPVTCKTQYADNSGKWIDVDLFGKVVTPNNPKGRINISYTHDGGLEPKYYPQFTIAKISDGIPSTLELGELLPVSQIASEPIEVDAGQYMMVTGRRMADGSVLAKIRIFTVQESAIANVPLTVRHATNGVEVIGNFDAETRYKDPSGELRSILSTTGRGYYVLGLIAPSHEPSAHALNDISAIKDEFEKWGKSIVLLLPEESASRFDSSLYKSLPSTIKWGSDPDGKIAKALKDGLNLTTSDLPIFIIADTFNRVVAVQQGYTIGLGETLLNTILQLSE from the coding sequence ATGCGACACATATGCCGTATATTCTCATCCGCTATGCTACTGTTCGCCACAACAGCATCCATGTTTGCAGTAGACAGGATAGAGACACCATTATCAAGAAACGATTTCGAGAAGCGTTACAAATCATCCATGCCTTCTCAGCTAAAGGCCCTGCTGGAGAGCGATACAGTCACAGCCCTCGAAAAAGAGGGACTGCGCTTTATGTATGCCTATATGACACTACCTGACATAATGGACCGGACTCCGCAATATTACCTCCAAAACATCCGAGGAGCCATACGAGCATCCGAGGAGATGCCGTGGGGCAAGGATGTCCCCGACCGTGAGTTCCGGCATTTTGTGCTTTCCCCACGTGTTAACAACGAGAATCTTGACGACTCACGCGACTATCTCTATGCCGAACTTAAAGATCGCATAAAGGGAATGTCAATGGAAGACGCCATATTGGAGGTGAATCACTGGTGTCACGAAAAAGCGACTTATAGACCTTCAGACGGACGCACCAACTCGCCAAGCGCGACAATACGCTCCGCCTTGGGCCGATGCGGAGAGGAAAGCACATTCGGAGTCGCAGCGTTACGCTCAGTCGGCATTCCTGCTCGTCAGATATATACTCCGCGATGGGCACACACTGACGACAATCACGCCTGGGTAGAGGCATGGGCTAATGGGAAATGGTACTTTCTGGGAGCCTGCGAGCCTGAGCCAGTACTTAATCTTGCCTGGTTCAATGCACCCGCATCACGCGGCATGATGATGAATACCAGAGTCATAGGGCGTTATGACGGTCCTGAAGAAGTGTTGCTCACAAACGCTGCTTATACCGACATAAACGTAACAAGCAATTACGCCCCGACAAGCACCATCAATGTTACTGTGAAGGACAAGAACGGTTCACCGGTACCCGGAGCAAAAGTACGTTTCTGTATCTACAATTATGCCGAATTCTTCCCTGTGTGCACAAAGGAGGCTGACGCCAATGGCAAAGCATCAATAGTTGCCGGCAAAGGGGATATGATCATATGGGCATATGACGGAGACCGTTTCGGAATATCCAAAGCTTCGGCATCAGCTCCCGCTACTGTCACCCTTGAGTACTCTCCGGAAAGTGTGGCCGAATTTGATTTTGACATCGTGCCTCCTCCGGTAAGAGCATCCATGCCTCCGGTCACAAAGGAACAAACTGCCATGAATGACATGCGCAAGGCTCAGGAGGACTCAATACGTATCGCATATATGAATACGTTCTATACCCCGGAACAGTCAGAAGTTCTTGCCAAAAAACTTGGTCTTGACTCCGAAAAGGTGAAAGATATAATGACCGATGCAAGAGGCAACTGGCGCGTGATAGAATCGTTCCTGAACGAAGTCCCGGAAACGGACCGCAATAAGGCGATCGACCTTCTTAGCGTCATAGCGGTAAAAGACCTCAATGACATAAATGCAGAGACATTGCGCGATCATGTTGCGACTCCTGACGTGAACAGCTGGCATTTCAAACAGAGCATACTTAACCCACGTGTATGGCTGGAGCAGCTCACTCCATATAAACATGTTTTCCGCAATGCATTCTCAGAAACTGAACGCAACAGCTTCCGTGCCAACCCGGATAAATGGAGCAAATGGGTATCAGACAATATAACCATTGACACTTCATGGAATCCTCTCGGATTCAGCATGCATCCTGAAGGAGTACTGAAAGGGAGAAAAGCTGACACCCACTCCGCGGCAATATTCTTTGTAAGCGGAGCTCGCAGTTTCGGCATTCCGGCGAGACTCGATCCTGTGACTTGCAAAACACAATACGCCGACAATTCAGGGAAATGGATTGATGTAGACCTTTTCGGAAAAGTTGTCACGCCAAATAATCCTAAGGGCAGAATCAATATCAGCTATACCCACGACGGAGGGCTTGAGCCGAAATACTATCCACAATTCACCATCGCAAAGATCTCTGACGGCATCCCGTCGACACTTGAATTGGGAGAACTTCTTCCTGTGTCACAAATAGCTTCCGAGCCCATCGAAGTGGATGCCGGACAATATATGATGGTGACAGGAAGGCGCATGGCTGACGGAAGCGTGCTCGCCAAGATACGTATCTTTACAGTCCAGGAATCCGCCATAGCAAACGTCCCTCTTACTGTGCGTCATGCGACAAACGGAGTAGAAGTAATAGGCAACTTTGACGCTGAAACACGCTATAAAGATCCGTCGGGCGAACTTCGCAGCATACTTTCCACCACAGGACGCGGGTATTATGTACTCGGACTGATAGCTCCAAGCCACGAGCCATCGGCTCACGCCCTCAATGACATATCGGCAATAAAAGATGAATTTGAGAAATGGGGGAAAAGCATTGTACTGCTTCTGCCTGAAGAGAGTGCCAGCCGTTTTGATTCCTCACTCTACAAGTCACTGCCATCAACAATCAAATGGGGCTCAGATCCGGATGGTAAGATAGCGAAAGCTCTGAAAGATGGGCTTAATCTGACTACTTCAGATCTGCCGATATTTATTATCGCCGATACTTTCAATCGTGTCGTGGCTGTACAACAGGGATATACCATCGGACTTGGAGAAACACTACTCAACACTATTCTTCAACTCTCCGAATAA
- a CDS encoding copper homeostasis protein CutC: MKQITLEICAGDIDSVKAAVAGGADRVELCSALGEGGVTPSLGFIAAAKNIRGIRVHVLIRPRGGDFIYTPDEVECMRSDIAMCRSLGVDGVVIGALTPGGDIDMETCKRLVDEADNMSITFHRAFDMAEDPDEALEDIISLGCDRLLTSGMAPTALDGIPTLMHLRERAEGRIRIMAGAGVSPATAPAILKAAAADDLHASARTKVTSPVKFRRESVKMGTPDADEFSRLTTSATIVRNLKDIITEYNTIH, translated from the coding sequence ATGAAACAAATCACTCTTGAAATCTGCGCCGGAGATATCGACAGCGTAAAAGCAGCCGTTGCCGGAGGAGCCGATCGCGTAGAACTATGCAGCGCACTCGGTGAAGGTGGCGTCACTCCGTCATTAGGATTCATAGCCGCCGCAAAAAATATACGAGGCATCAGGGTGCACGTGCTCATACGTCCGCGAGGAGGCGATTTCATATATACCCCCGATGAGGTGGAATGCATGCGCTCCGACATCGCCATGTGCCGGAGTCTCGGAGTTGACGGTGTGGTAATAGGGGCACTCACTCCAGGAGGTGATATTGACATGGAGACCTGTAAAAGACTTGTGGATGAAGCCGACAACATGAGCATCACTTTCCATCGTGCATTCGATATGGCAGAAGACCCCGACGAGGCTCTCGAAGATATCATCTCACTCGGATGCGACCGCCTGCTCACTTCGGGAATGGCACCTACTGCTCTTGACGGCATCCCTACCCTCATGCATCTGCGTGAGCGTGCAGAAGGCCGCATAAGGATTATGGCAGGAGCCGGAGTGTCACCAGCAACAGCCCCAGCCATACTTAAGGCGGCAGCAGCGGACGATCTGCATGCATCAGCACGAACCAAAGTCACCTCCCCGGTAAAATTCCGTCGTGAAAGCGTGAAGATGGGCACACCTGATGCCGACGAGTTCTCACGTCTCACCACATCCGCCACAATAGTGCGCAACCTTAAAGACATAATCACCGAATATAATACCATACACTGA